The Daucus carota subsp. sativus chromosome 7, DH1 v3.0, whole genome shotgun sequence genome window below encodes:
- the LOC108196498 gene encoding uncharacterized protein LOC108196498 isoform X2 — MLKSSERELYDGCETSQLAAMAQMLSLKYDHHWSEACYDQTSQFVKGILPEDNTFLDSFYSTKKHMEGLGLPSIHIDCCVNGCMIYWNEDIDMESCKFCSQPRYKIRVNRSTRERKKVAVQRMIYFPLAPRLQRLYASATTATHMRWHADHYKEDGVMHHCSDSEEWKQFDRAHPLFSSEVRNVRLGLSADGFQPFGSSGKQYSSWPIIVTPYNLPPWMCSKEEYMFLSVLVPGPRNPKQKIDVFLQPLISELKMLWEVGVETWDTSLKQNFQMRAALMWTISDFPACSMLSGWKTAGHLACPHCAHEHDAYNLKHGGKTTWFDNHRKFLPVNHPFRKNKNWFTKGKVVSEFPPPIRTGEDVLQEIESLGLMKLTELGSEEHNAKIIKTYNCGWKKRSIFWDLPYWRTLSIRHNLDVMHIEKNVFENIFNTIMASEGKTKDNAKARADIALLCRRPELAINESTRKYPKACYSLDKKGKEAVCKWLQDLKFPDGYVSNMGRCIDMKKYKLFGMKSHDCHVFMQRLLPIAFREFLPNNVWEAVTELSLFFKDLASATLKVSDMCILEEQIPVILCKLERIFPPALFDSMEHLLVHLSYEARIAGPVQYRWMYPFERFLRHLKNNIKNKARVEGSICNAYLVEEASKFCSHYFEQHVQTKQKKVPRNDSSGGGESFEGDFSIFSHPGRASGCANVRYLDDREYMAVHNYVLLNCPEVAPYTEIFINMVREYNPLSQSICPYHTTNFLSDFSVALLLS; from the exons atGTTAAAGTCTTCAGAACGAGAGTTATATGATGGTTGTGAAACTTCACAGTTGGCTGCCATGGCTCAAATGTTGAGTTTGAAATATGATCATCACTGGTCGGAGGCATGTTATGATCAGACATCACAATTCGTCAAAGGTATCTTGCCTGAAGACAATACATTTCTTGATAGCTTCTATAGCACAAAGAAACATATGGAAGGACTGGGTCTACCTTCCATTCATATCGATTGTTGTGTTAATGGATGCATGATATATTGGAACGAAGACATTGACATGGAGTCATGTAAATTTTGTTCTCAGCCGAGATACAAAATTAGAGTTAACAGATCTacaagagagagaaagaaagtaGCTGTTCAAAGGATGATATATTTTCCACTGGCCCCGAGATTGCAAAGGTTATATGCCTCAGCGACTACTGCAACTCATATGAGATGGCATGCTGATCATTATAAGGAAGATGGTGTGATGCATCACTGTTCAGATTCAGAGGAGTGGAAGCAATTTGATAGAGCACATCCATTATTTTCCTCAGAGGTAAGAAATGTGAGACTTGGACTTTCTGCTGATGGATTTCAGCCATTTGGTAGTTCAGGCAAGCAATATTCTTCTTGGCCAATTATTGTGACTCCATATAACTTACCTCCCTGGATGTGTTCAAAAGAAGAGTACATGTTTTTATCCGTACTTGTACCTGGTCCGAGAAATCCAAAGCAGAAGATAGATGTTTTTCTTCAACCATTGATTTCCGAGTTAAAAATGTTATGGGAAGTTGGCGTAGAGACATGGGATACttctttgaaacaaaatttCCAGATGCGAGCTGCATTGATGTGGACTATAAGTGACTTTCCTGCTTGTTCGATGTTATCAGGATGGAAAACTGCTGGTCATTTAGCTTGTCCTCATTGTGCTCATGAACATGATGCTTATAATCTCAAACATGGAGGAAAGACAACATGGTTCGATAATCATCGAAAATTCTTACCTGTAAATCATCCATTTCGAAAGAATAAAAACTGGTTTACCAAGGGGAAGGTCGTGTCTGAATTTCCTCCACCAATTCGGACAGGTGAAGATGTCTTACAAGAAATTGAGTCACTTGGTTTGATGAAACTTACTGAATTGGGAAGTGAGGAACACAATGCCAAAATCattaaaacttataattgtGGATGGAAAAAGCGAAGCATCTTTTGGGATTTGCCATATTGGAGGACATTATCAATTAGACATAACCTTGATGTTATGCACATTGAAAAGAATGTGTTTGAGAATATTTTTAACACTATTATGGCCAGCGAAGGTAAAACTAAAGATAATGCTAAAGCAAGAGCTGATATTGCACTTCTTTGTCGGAGGCCTGAGTTAGCAATCAATGAGTCAACACGGAAATATCCCAAAGCATGTTACAGCTTAGATAAAAAGGGTAAAGAAGCCGTGTGCAAATGGTTACAAGATCTTAAATTTCCAGATGGATATGTGTCAAATATGGGACGCTGCATCGATATGAAAAAATACAAGTTATTTGGAATGAAAAGTCATGACTGCCATGTGTTTATGCAAAGACTTCTACCAATTGCTTTTCGAGAATTTCTTCCGAATAATGTTTGGGAAGCTGTTACAGAGTTGAGCCTCTTTTTCAAGGATCTAGCTTCAGCCACTTTGAAAGTTAGTGATATGTGCATACTTGAAGAACAGATTCCAGTGATACTTTGCAAGTTAGAACGTATATTTCCACCAGCTTTGTTTGACTCAATGGAACATCTTTTGGTGCATTTATCGTATGAGGCACGTATAGCTGGTCCTGTACAGTATCGTTGGATGTACCCCTTTGAACGGTTCTTACGCCACTtaaagaataatataaaaaacaaagcTCGAGTGGAGGGTTCCATATGTAATGCTTACTTGGTGGAAGAAGCTTCAAAATTTTGTTCACATTACTTTGAACAACAtgttcaaacaaaacaaaaaaaagttcCTCGAAATGATTCCAGTGGAGGTGGAGAGAGCTTTGAGGgagatttttctatattttctcaTCCTGGACGAGCATCTGGTTGTGCTAATGTCCGCTATCTTGATGATCGAGAATATATGGCAGTCCACAATTATGTCTTGTTAAATTGTCCCGAGGTTGCGCCATATACTGA GATTTTTATTAACATGGTTCGGGAGTACAATCCTCTATCTCAATCAATCTGTCCTTACCACACTACTAATTTTCTGTCTGATTTTTCTGTAGCTTTACTTTTGTCTTAA
- the LOC108196498 gene encoding uncharacterized protein LOC108196498 isoform X1: MLKSSERELYDGCETSQLAAMAQMLSLKYDHHWSEACYDQTSQFVKGILPEDNTFLDSFYSTKKHMEGLGLPSIHIDCCVNGCMIYWNEDIDMESCKFCSQPRYKIRVNRSTRERKKVAVQRMIYFPLAPRLQRLYASATTATHMRWHADHYKEDGVMHHCSDSEEWKQFDRAHPLFSSEVRNVRLGLSADGFQPFGSSGKQYSSWPIIVTPYNLPPWMCSKEEYMFLSVLVPGPRNPKQKIDVFLQPLISELKMLWEVGVETWDTSLKQNFQMRAALMWTISDFPACSMLSGWKTAGHLACPHCAHEHDAYNLKHGGKTTWFDNHRKFLPVNHPFRKNKNWFTKGKVVSEFPPPIRTGEDVLQEIESLGLMKLTELGSEEHNAKIIKTYNCGWKKRSIFWDLPYWRTLSIRHNLDVMHIEKNVFENIFNTIMASEGKTKDNAKARADIALLCRRPELAINESTRKYPKACYSLDKKGKEAVCKWLQDLKFPDGYVSNMGRCIDMKKYKLFGMKSHDCHVFMQRLLPIAFREFLPNNVWEAVTELSLFFKDLASATLKVSDMCILEEQIPVILCKLERIFPPALFDSMEHLLVHLSYEARIAGPVQYRWMYPFERFLRHLKNNIKNKARVEGSICNAYLVEEASKFCSHYFEQHVQTKQKKVPRNDSSGGGESFEGDFSIFSHPGRASGCANVRYLDDREYMAVHNYVLLNCPEVAPYTDFTFVLKMSAARRLRLSNSPNPGNSKNTHLDHSDQRRSTHLDNHLDNQGCYLQHLQMNLPMNPQIHIGLLAPFMMTGVYGLK, from the exons atGTTAAAGTCTTCAGAACGAGAGTTATATGATGGTTGTGAAACTTCACAGTTGGCTGCCATGGCTCAAATGTTGAGTTTGAAATATGATCATCACTGGTCGGAGGCATGTTATGATCAGACATCACAATTCGTCAAAGGTATCTTGCCTGAAGACAATACATTTCTTGATAGCTTCTATAGCACAAAGAAACATATGGAAGGACTGGGTCTACCTTCCATTCATATCGATTGTTGTGTTAATGGATGCATGATATATTGGAACGAAGACATTGACATGGAGTCATGTAAATTTTGTTCTCAGCCGAGATACAAAATTAGAGTTAACAGATCTacaagagagagaaagaaagtaGCTGTTCAAAGGATGATATATTTTCCACTGGCCCCGAGATTGCAAAGGTTATATGCCTCAGCGACTACTGCAACTCATATGAGATGGCATGCTGATCATTATAAGGAAGATGGTGTGATGCATCACTGTTCAGATTCAGAGGAGTGGAAGCAATTTGATAGAGCACATCCATTATTTTCCTCAGAGGTAAGAAATGTGAGACTTGGACTTTCTGCTGATGGATTTCAGCCATTTGGTAGTTCAGGCAAGCAATATTCTTCTTGGCCAATTATTGTGACTCCATATAACTTACCTCCCTGGATGTGTTCAAAAGAAGAGTACATGTTTTTATCCGTACTTGTACCTGGTCCGAGAAATCCAAAGCAGAAGATAGATGTTTTTCTTCAACCATTGATTTCCGAGTTAAAAATGTTATGGGAAGTTGGCGTAGAGACATGGGATACttctttgaaacaaaatttCCAGATGCGAGCTGCATTGATGTGGACTATAAGTGACTTTCCTGCTTGTTCGATGTTATCAGGATGGAAAACTGCTGGTCATTTAGCTTGTCCTCATTGTGCTCATGAACATGATGCTTATAATCTCAAACATGGAGGAAAGACAACATGGTTCGATAATCATCGAAAATTCTTACCTGTAAATCATCCATTTCGAAAGAATAAAAACTGGTTTACCAAGGGGAAGGTCGTGTCTGAATTTCCTCCACCAATTCGGACAGGTGAAGATGTCTTACAAGAAATTGAGTCACTTGGTTTGATGAAACTTACTGAATTGGGAAGTGAGGAACACAATGCCAAAATCattaaaacttataattgtGGATGGAAAAAGCGAAGCATCTTTTGGGATTTGCCATATTGGAGGACATTATCAATTAGACATAACCTTGATGTTATGCACATTGAAAAGAATGTGTTTGAGAATATTTTTAACACTATTATGGCCAGCGAAGGTAAAACTAAAGATAATGCTAAAGCAAGAGCTGATATTGCACTTCTTTGTCGGAGGCCTGAGTTAGCAATCAATGAGTCAACACGGAAATATCCCAAAGCATGTTACAGCTTAGATAAAAAGGGTAAAGAAGCCGTGTGCAAATGGTTACAAGATCTTAAATTTCCAGATGGATATGTGTCAAATATGGGACGCTGCATCGATATGAAAAAATACAAGTTATTTGGAATGAAAAGTCATGACTGCCATGTGTTTATGCAAAGACTTCTACCAATTGCTTTTCGAGAATTTCTTCCGAATAATGTTTGGGAAGCTGTTACAGAGTTGAGCCTCTTTTTCAAGGATCTAGCTTCAGCCACTTTGAAAGTTAGTGATATGTGCATACTTGAAGAACAGATTCCAGTGATACTTTGCAAGTTAGAACGTATATTTCCACCAGCTTTGTTTGACTCAATGGAACATCTTTTGGTGCATTTATCGTATGAGGCACGTATAGCTGGTCCTGTACAGTATCGTTGGATGTACCCCTTTGAACGGTTCTTACGCCACTtaaagaataatataaaaaacaaagcTCGAGTGGAGGGTTCCATATGTAATGCTTACTTGGTGGAAGAAGCTTCAAAATTTTGTTCACATTACTTTGAACAACAtgttcaaacaaaacaaaaaaaagttcCTCGAAATGATTCCAGTGGAGGTGGAGAGAGCTTTGAGGgagatttttctatattttctcaTCCTGGACGAGCATCTGGTTGTGCTAATGTCCGCTATCTTGATGATCGAGAATATATGGCAGTCCACAATTATGTCTTGTTAAATTGTCCCGAGGTTGCGCCATATACTGA CTTTACTTTTGTCTTAAAGATGAGTGCTGCACGAAGACTTCGATTGTCAAATAGTCCCAATCCAGGGAACTCTAAGAACACACACCTGGATCACAGCGATCAGAGGCGGAGCACACACCTGGACAATCACCTGGACAATCAAGGGTGCTATCTTCAGCATCTGCAAATGAACCTGCCAATGAATCCGCAAATCCATATTGGGCTGTTGGCTCCATTCATGATGACGGGCGTATACGGATTGAAGTAA
- the LOC108194834 gene encoding uncharacterized protein LOC108194834: MRAETQGKDPTPADIYLLTHTVKQDKKTFVTKKAEQVYKRVVEIREELSAPIEGSDEPRVVDEDKIFLEAAGGLDKKNRVYGMGSLQSVIYGPGTSGSVTTSRYRGSNSNNEEYQQMQVELQDMKNQVKQLQEMRNQELEEMRKQMEEMKNQLAMVFNNRNEN, from the exons ATGCGG GCGGAGACTCAGGGTAAGGATCCAACTCCGGCTGATATTTATCTCCTTACACATACAGTGAAACAAGACAAAAAGACTTTTGTTACCAAGAAAGCGGAACAAGTCTAT AAAAGGGTTGTGGAAATCCGGGAGGAACTTTCGGCACCTATTGAAGGTTCTGATGAACCTCGAGTTGTTGACGAAGACAAAATATTTCTTGAGGCTGCTGGTGGACTAGACAAGAAAAACAGAGTGTATGGCATGGGATCATTGCAAAGTGTCATTTATGGACCTGGAACTAGTGGCAGTGTTACCACTTCTCGTTACAGGGGCTCCAACTCCAACAATGAAGAATACCAACAAATGCAAGTTGAGTTACAAGACATGAAGAATCAAGTGAAGCAACTACAAGAGATGAGAAATCAAGAATTAGAAGAGATGAGAAAGCAAATGGAAGAGATGAAGAACCAACTTGCTATGGTATTTAATAATAGGAATGAAAATTAG